One Natrinema marinum genomic window carries:
- a CDS encoding VWA domain-containing protein: MVANAGAKKLSSLPFPAIVGQDDLKRVLLTVAANDGLDGALIVGEKGTAKSTAVRALVELLPEQRAVADCPYGCSPDDPDLQCADCRDREPDDLPVETRPVPLVTLPLGATRDRVVGTLSVEDALAGAADFDPGLLARAHRGILYVDEVNLLDDHLVDVVLDAAASGVNTVERDGISVSHPADFTLIGTMNPEEGDLRPQLRDRFALQATVEGCREIDDRVEIIDRALEADGGETDPKAAYADDVAALRDELAAARERLSSVSLPTEFKAEIARLCLEAGVDGHRGDVATARTAMTLAALEGRETVIESDIHEAATYALPHRLRSTPFEDEPDLDDLLEDRFDGEAPDDADGEGESNESDADEGDGDEEVDSDSGDDESGDREGERDEGAENEDGGSSGDDADDDSDGRNGDEGSSERRPEDGERPASTNQSSAETGDGRSDDSSGRDSDSESESDESPDDAEDETAEPLVPGQQRAEIGEARAPDLEAATVERGDGTAATGSRAGTAPSVDNRGARVRTEPASGEGPIDAAASVRSAAARGESRVEKRDLRQSVRTGETSVTIVFAVDASASMRPAMRAAKGVVLELLRESYEHRDQVAFVAFAGEDADVLLPPTDSVSLAARHLKDLPSGDRTPLPAGLETARRVIERADTDASVVVLVTDGRANVADGSPTDATRRAARALATDDARVVVVDAGDDSRAGLSELVASVTEGELVALESLSAETVRIAAERAATEERP, from the coding sequence ATGGTTGCAAACGCCGGGGCCAAAAAGCTGTCGTCACTCCCCTTTCCGGCGATCGTCGGACAGGACGATCTGAAGCGAGTGTTGCTGACCGTCGCGGCCAACGACGGCCTCGACGGGGCGCTGATCGTCGGCGAGAAGGGGACCGCGAAGTCGACCGCCGTCCGAGCGCTCGTCGAGCTCCTGCCCGAGCAGCGGGCCGTCGCCGACTGCCCGTACGGCTGTTCGCCGGACGACCCCGACCTGCAGTGTGCGGACTGTCGCGACCGCGAACCCGACGATCTGCCGGTCGAAACGCGGCCGGTCCCCCTCGTCACGCTCCCGCTCGGCGCGACTCGAGACCGCGTCGTCGGCACCCTCTCGGTCGAGGACGCGCTGGCCGGTGCGGCCGACTTCGATCCCGGCCTGTTGGCTCGCGCCCATCGGGGCATCCTCTACGTCGACGAGGTCAACTTGCTCGACGACCACCTCGTGGACGTCGTGCTCGACGCGGCAGCCAGCGGTGTCAACACCGTCGAGCGCGACGGGATCAGCGTCTCCCATCCCGCGGACTTCACGCTGATCGGGACGATGAACCCCGAGGAGGGCGACCTCCGACCACAGTTGCGGGACCGCTTCGCCCTGCAGGCCACCGTCGAGGGCTGTCGCGAGATCGACGACCGCGTCGAGATCATCGACCGCGCGCTCGAGGCCGACGGCGGCGAGACGGACCCGAAAGCGGCGTATGCCGACGACGTAGCGGCCCTGCGCGACGAGCTGGCCGCGGCCCGCGAGCGCCTCTCGAGCGTCTCGCTCCCGACCGAGTTCAAAGCAGAGATCGCCCGCCTCTGTCTCGAGGCCGGCGTCGACGGCCACCGCGGCGACGTGGCGACCGCCCGAACGGCGATGACGCTGGCCGCGCTCGAGGGCCGCGAGACGGTCATCGAGTCCGATATCCACGAGGCCGCGACGTACGCGCTCCCCCATCGCCTCCGGAGCACGCCGTTCGAGGACGAACCGGACCTGGACGACCTGCTCGAGGACCGGTTCGACGGAGAAGCGCCGGACGACGCCGACGGCGAGGGGGAATCCAACGAGAGCGACGCGGACGAGGGAGACGGCGACGAGGAAGTCGACTCCGACTCGGGCGACGACGAATCCGGTGATCGCGAGGGAGAGCGCGACGAGGGAGCTGAGAACGAGGACGGCGGCTCGAGCGGGGACGACGCCGACGACGATTCCGACGGCAGGAACGGTGACGAGGGTAGCTCCGAACGGCGACCGGAGGACGGCGAGCGACCGGCCTCGACGAACCAGTCGTCCGCGGAAACCGGTGACGGAAGGTCCGACGACTCGAGCGGCCGCGACTCCGATTCGGAGTCAGAATCGGACGAGTCGCCAGACGACGCGGAGGACGAAACCGCCGAGCCGCTGGTCCCCGGCCAGCAGCGGGCCGAGATCGGCGAGGCGCGGGCACCCGATCTCGAGGCCGCGACGGTCGAGCGCGGCGACGGAACGGCGGCGACGGGATCGCGAGCGGGCACCGCCCCGAGCGTCGACAACCGAGGCGCTCGCGTCCGCACCGAGCCCGCGTCCGGCGAGGGGCCGATCGACGCCGCGGCGTCGGTCCGATCGGCCGCGGCCCGCGGCGAGTCTCGGGTCGAGAAACGGGACCTCCGCCAGTCCGTGCGAACGGGCGAGACCTCGGTGACGATCGTCTTCGCCGTCGACGCCAGCGCCTCGATGCGGCCGGCGATGCGGGCCGCGAAGGGCGTCGTCCTCGAGTTGCTGCGTGAGAGCTACGAACACCGGGATCAGGTCGCCTTCGTCGCGTTCGCCGGCGAAGACGCCGACGTGTTGCTGCCCCCGACCGACAGCGTCTCGCTGGCCGCCCGCCACCTCAAGGACCTCCCGTCGGGTGATCGAACGCCGCTTCCCGCGGGGCTCGAGACCGCGCGGCGAGTCATCGAACGAGCCGATACCGACGCATCGGTCGTCGTCCTCGTCACCGACGGACGGGCCAACGTCGCCGACGGGAGTCCGACGGACGCGACGCGACGGGCCGCTCGAGCGCTCGCGACCGACGACGCGCGGGTGGTGGTCGTCGACGCCGGCGACGACTCTCGCGCGGGCCTCTCGGAACTGGTCGCCAGCGTGACCGAGGGCGAACTGGTCGCCCTCGAGTCGCTGTCGGCAGAGACGGTGCGGATCGCCGCCGAACGCGCGGCGACCGAAGAACGGCCGTAG
- the cobN gene encoding cobaltochelatase subunit CobN has protein sequence MTRIGIYTATENELGSIGQAADRLEGVELVVRSESDLAEEADIEEFVEELRDAAAAIFWLHGAEDSMPGYDYATGALEDAGVPLIVKATGDAFAVEDTTVSTDHRDQVYDYLEKGGTINVANLCRFLAAEYEGRDLEYDEPAELPTEGVYHPDHPGIEYEDLLATHDPDRPTVAIWFYESHWTHENTRYVDAQVRALEEQGANALPIFCNPATDTDEQEDAEWVTDNWLLDGEASPTPRGGGETADARNPVVDAVLSSFMFSLSMDERGRSADDEGSSAEDVFLDRLGVPVLQTITTMRSRSRYESSDTGVMGFELALSVALPEFDGNVITHPISGKERTDDEAGIGSAPKHHFPMEDRIDHATRLAVNWAELRHTPNEEKRVAVVLHNYPPSDDGIGTAFGLDSPESTVNLLSELDARGYDVGDDMPDSGQSLVEKLTAQLTLEDRWVAPEDVRDLSVDVVSPETYADWFGEADERFQENVVEEWGEVPDRPFAIPGVEFGNVLVTVQPPRGFGMDPSKVYHDSDLQPPHDYFAFYGWLRNTFETDAVVHLGTHGSLEWLPGKTVGLNGESAPDQLIDDIPNVYPYIVNNPGEGTQAKRRSYAAIVDYLTPVMRNAGTYDELSELEELANQYREAGMEDARSDDGEHLETLIRETVEELDLAVELGVSGTVDEKADVRGPEEAGSTLAEGEVAGDDLEIDELVERVHEYLTDVKTTQIRLGLHTMSEPPADERLVEYLVALTRLENPGAPSLRESVAGALGVDYEKMLNAPGEYDAALGMTYAEAADEVYETSVDLLETLAEHDFDVPESEREAGPDDEVNMNLLVVDLETIGDARAKSGAHDDLREVLAYICEEAQPRVQGAEDEIPRTADALSGEYVPPGGSGAPTRGGVDLLPTARNFYTLDPRKVPAKAAWQVGSEVAEGVLERHHDENGGYPEEIGVVAWGTPTVRTRGETIAQVLAMMGVEPQWTDAGRIDDVEPIPLEELDRPRIDVTTRVSGLFRDAFPAATGVIHDAVDAVVDLDEPHEMNYVKKHVEEEQAELEEEEGLDESDARKAAKHRVFTTRPGGYGAGTNKAVDEGNWDDRSDLASVYVQWGGYAMGSRGRVSDAHDAFERRLSSVDATVKLEDTMEQDEFDSSDWYAFHGGFISAVSEISGEEPASYVGDSSDPDNVDVYTNEEKVRKAMRSRVLNPDWLESMEDHGYKGAGDLSTTVDVTLGWDATTGVVSDTLWEEVAEKFAFDDARQEWMRDVNPWALESITDTLLEAIERDLWDADDETVDRLRDLNLEVEGDLEARTTNEAVGVANDD, from the coding sequence ATGACACGCATCGGTATTTACACCGCGACGGAGAACGAACTCGGCTCGATCGGGCAGGCGGCCGACCGCCTCGAGGGGGTCGAACTGGTCGTCCGCTCGGAGAGCGACCTCGCCGAGGAGGCCGACATCGAGGAGTTCGTCGAGGAATTGCGCGACGCCGCGGCAGCGATCTTCTGGCTGCACGGGGCCGAAGACAGCATGCCGGGCTACGACTACGCGACGGGCGCGCTCGAGGACGCCGGCGTCCCGCTGATCGTCAAGGCGACCGGTGACGCCTTCGCCGTCGAGGACACGACGGTATCGACGGACCATCGCGATCAGGTCTACGACTACCTCGAGAAAGGCGGGACGATCAACGTCGCGAACCTGTGTCGGTTCCTCGCCGCCGAGTACGAGGGCCGGGACCTCGAGTACGACGAGCCCGCGGAACTTCCCACGGAGGGAGTCTACCACCCCGATCATCCGGGGATCGAGTACGAGGATCTGCTCGCGACCCACGACCCCGACAGGCCGACGGTCGCGATCTGGTTCTACGAATCACACTGGACCCACGAGAACACCCGCTACGTCGATGCGCAGGTCCGGGCGCTCGAGGAGCAGGGAGCGAACGCACTGCCGATCTTCTGTAATCCGGCGACCGATACGGACGAACAGGAAGACGCCGAGTGGGTGACGGACAACTGGCTGCTTGACGGCGAGGCGTCTCCGACGCCTCGAGGAGGCGGTGAAACCGCCGACGCCAGGAATCCGGTGGTCGACGCCGTGCTTTCGTCCTTTATGTTCTCGCTCTCGATGGACGAGCGCGGCCGCAGCGCCGACGACGAGGGCAGTTCCGCGGAAGACGTCTTCCTCGACCGCCTCGGGGTCCCCGTCCTGCAGACGATCACGACGATGCGCTCGCGATCGCGCTACGAGTCCAGCGACACGGGTGTGATGGGTTTCGAACTCGCCCTCTCCGTGGCGCTCCCGGAGTTCGACGGCAACGTCATCACGCACCCGATCTCGGGCAAGGAGCGCACCGACGACGAGGCCGGCATCGGCTCCGCGCCGAAACACCACTTCCCGATGGAAGACCGGATCGACCACGCCACGCGGCTGGCGGTCAACTGGGCCGAGCTTCGGCACACGCCGAACGAGGAGAAGCGGGTCGCCGTCGTCCTCCACAACTACCCGCCGAGCGACGACGGGATCGGCACCGCGTTCGGCCTCGATTCCCCCGAGTCGACCGTCAACCTGCTCTCCGAACTCGACGCTCGAGGGTACGATGTAGGCGACGACATGCCGGACAGCGGGCAGTCCCTGGTGGAGAAACTCACTGCCCAACTCACGCTCGAGGACCGCTGGGTCGCCCCCGAGGACGTTCGCGACCTCTCGGTCGACGTGGTGTCGCCGGAGACCTACGCGGACTGGTTCGGCGAGGCCGACGAGCGCTTCCAGGAGAACGTGGTCGAGGAGTGGGGCGAGGTCCCCGATCGGCCGTTCGCGATTCCGGGCGTCGAGTTCGGCAACGTCCTCGTAACGGTTCAGCCCCCCCGCGGGTTCGGGATGGACCCCTCGAAGGTCTACCACGATTCTGACCTGCAGCCGCCACACGACTACTTCGCCTTCTACGGCTGGCTGCGGAATACGTTCGAGACCGACGCTGTCGTCCACCTCGGCACCCACGGCAGCCTCGAGTGGCTCCCCGGGAAGACGGTCGGGCTGAACGGCGAGAGCGCGCCCGACCAGTTGATCGACGATATTCCGAACGTCTACCCCTACATCGTGAACAACCCCGGTGAGGGGACGCAGGCCAAGCGCCGCTCCTACGCCGCTATCGTCGACTACCTGACGCCCGTCATGCGAAACGCCGGCACCTACGACGAGCTCTCGGAACTCGAGGAACTGGCCAACCAGTACCGCGAGGCCGGCATGGAAGACGCCCGAAGCGACGACGGCGAGCACCTCGAGACGCTGATCCGCGAGACAGTCGAGGAACTCGATCTCGCCGTCGAACTCGGGGTTTCGGGGACCGTAGACGAGAAGGCAGATGTCCGCGGGCCAGAGGAAGCGGGGTCGACGCTGGCGGAGGGCGAGGTCGCCGGTGACGACCTCGAGATCGACGAGCTGGTCGAGCGCGTCCACGAATACCTCACGGACGTGAAGACGACCCAGATCCGGCTCGGACTGCACACCATGTCCGAGCCGCCGGCCGACGAGCGCCTCGTGGAGTACCTCGTCGCGCTGACCCGCCTCGAGAACCCCGGCGCACCGAGCCTGCGCGAGAGCGTGGCCGGCGCACTGGGCGTCGACTACGAAAAGATGCTGAACGCGCCCGGGGAGTACGACGCGGCCCTCGGGATGACCTACGCCGAGGCCGCAGACGAAGTCTACGAGACTAGCGTCGACCTGCTCGAGACGCTCGCCGAACACGACTTCGACGTACCTGAATCGGAGCGCGAAGCCGGTCCAGACGATGAGGTCAATATGAACCTGCTCGTGGTCGACCTCGAGACGATCGGCGACGCGCGAGCGAAGTCGGGCGCACACGACGACCTGCGGGAGGTCTTGGCGTACATCTGCGAGGAGGCCCAGCCCCGCGTGCAGGGGGCCGAAGACGAGATCCCGCGCACCGCGGATGCCCTCTCGGGCGAGTACGTCCCGCCCGGCGGCTCCGGTGCGCCGACCCGTGGCGGCGTCGACCTGCTGCCGACCGCGCGGAACTTCTACACGCTTGACCCGCGGAAGGTGCCCGCGAAGGCCGCCTGGCAGGTCGGGAGCGAAGTCGCGGAGGGCGTGCTCGAGCGCCACCACGACGAAAACGGCGGGTACCCCGAGGAGATCGGCGTGGTCGCCTGGGGGACCCCGACCGTGCGCACCCGCGGCGAGACCATCGCGCAGGTGCTCGCGATGATGGGCGTCGAGCCCCAGTGGACCGACGCCGGCCGAATCGACGACGTCGAGCCGATCCCGCTCGAGGAACTCGATCGGCCGCGGATCGACGTGACGACCCGCGTCTCGGGACTGTTCCGCGACGCCTTCCCGGCCGCGACGGGGGTCATCCACGACGCCGTCGACGCCGTCGTCGACCTCGACGAACCGCACGAGATGAACTACGTGAAGAAACACGTCGAGGAAGAGCAGGCGGAACTCGAAGAGGAGGAGGGGCTCGACGAATCGGATGCACGAAAAGCGGCGAAACACCGCGTCTTCACGACTCGCCCCGGCGGCTACGGTGCCGGGACGAACAAGGCCGTCGACGAGGGCAACTGGGACGACCGTTCCGATCTCGCCTCCGTCTACGTCCAGTGGGGTGGCTACGCGATGGGGTCGAGAGGCCGCGTTTCGGACGCCCACGACGCGTTCGAGCGCCGCCTCTCGAGCGTCGACGCGACGGTCAAACTCGAGGACACGATGGAGCAAGACGAGTTCGACTCCTCGGACTGGTATGCCTTCCACGGCGGCTTCATCTCCGCCGTCTCGGAGATCTCGGGCGAGGAGCCCGCCTCCTACGTCGGCGACTCTTCCGATCCCGACAACGTCGACGTCTACACCAACGAGGAAAAGGTCCGCAAGGCGATGCGTTCTCGGGTCCTGAATCCGGACTGGCTCGAGTCCATGGAGGACCACGGCTACAAGGGCGCGGGCGACCTCTCGACGACGGTCGACGTGACGCTCGGCTGGGACGCGACGACCGGCGTCGTCAGCGACACCCTCTGGGAGGAAGTCGCCGAGAAGTTCGCCTTCGACGACGCTCGTCAAGAATGGATGCGCGACGTGAACCCGTGGGCGCTCGAGTCCATCACGGACACCTTACTCGAGGCGATCGAGCGCGATCTGTGGGATGCCGACGACGAGACGGTCGACCGGTTGCGCGACCTGAACCTCGAGGTCGAGGGCGATCTGGAAGCGCGGACGACCAACGAGGCCGTGGGGGTAGCGAACGATGACTAA
- a CDS encoding precorrin-8X methylmutase gives MSDSQEFENEYVDLGATTQNAMDIAETSMDIVRQFTPDETLADRIRQKSVHSMGDIEFQHLIEFTGGDAVGDDEDAPVRAGARAVLEDADIITDITMVKAGVTGRGHDCEVSKAIGHGKELAEETGMTRTAAAMLELDKADAFDGSIVTIGNAPTAALALADCIEQGTRPAVVVANPVGFVKAEESRGRIREVSEAYGVPAITHVGRRGGSGLAAALTNELIHVATDVRTDELDLEIDAETRAADGRNR, from the coding sequence ATGAGTGACAGTCAAGAATTCGAGAACGAATACGTCGATCTGGGAGCAACGACGCAGAACGCGATGGACATCGCGGAGACGAGCATGGACATCGTCCGGCAGTTCACGCCGGACGAGACGCTCGCCGACCGGATCCGACAGAAGTCCGTCCACTCGATGGGCGACATCGAGTTCCAGCACCTGATCGAGTTCACCGGCGGCGACGCGGTCGGCGACGACGAAGACGCGCCGGTCCGGGCCGGCGCGCGGGCTGTACTCGAGGACGCCGACATCATCACGGACATCACGATGGTGAAAGCCGGCGTCACGGGGCGGGGCCACGACTGCGAGGTCTCGAAGGCCATCGGCCACGGGAAGGAACTCGCCGAGGAGACGGGGATGACCCGGACCGCGGCGGCGATGCTCGAGCTCGACAAGGCCGACGCCTTCGACGGGTCGATCGTGACGATCGGCAACGCGCCGACGGCGGCGCTGGCGCTGGCCGACTGTATCGAGCAGGGGACCCGGCCGGCGGTCGTCGTCGCTAACCCCGTCGGCTTCGTCAAGGCCGAGGAGAGTCGCGGGCGCATCCGCGAGGTCAGCGAGGCGTATGGCGTCCCCGCGATCACGCACGTCGGCCGGCGGGGCGGGAGCGGGCTCGCCGCCGCGCTGACGAACGAACTGATCCACGTCGCGACGGACGTTCGAACCGACGAACTCGACCTCGAGATCGACGCCGAGACGCGGGCCGCGGACGGCCGGAACCGATGA
- a CDS encoding cobalt-precorrin-7 (C(5))-methyltransferase, with product MSGDYDLEAGPDPATFAAGAPEPAIDEEADDPVYAVGVGPGNQEYLTPRGKRAIREADVVVGFTTVVEFIADLTDADLLTCGYRDEAAALEAFGERVAAGESGTAVAMGDPNHSGYQFVGKVQDAVERSTTNPASQAQQDAVERDAPATPVRVVPGISSLQLAASRARMPMEDTEFVTLHKSGDLDSDMDRLAAAVTDDGRHLLALPRPYDRMPGDIAQFLLEAGAESDLEALVLEKLTHDDEAIHRFTLAELAAHAGGSGKDDTPFSDLVVLAVRQPV from the coding sequence ATGAGCGGCGACTACGACCTCGAGGCGGGGCCGGACCCGGCGACGTTCGCAGCGGGAGCGCCGGAGCCGGCCATCGACGAGGAGGCCGACGATCCGGTCTACGCCGTCGGCGTCGGCCCGGGGAATCAGGAGTATCTCACCCCCCGTGGCAAACGAGCGATCCGGGAGGCCGATGTCGTCGTCGGCTTTACGACCGTCGTCGAATTCATCGCGGACCTGACTGACGCCGATCTACTGACCTGCGGCTACAGGGACGAGGCCGCGGCGCTCGAGGCCTTCGGCGAGCGCGTCGCGGCCGGCGAGTCGGGCACCGCGGTCGCAATGGGCGACCCGAATCACTCGGGCTACCAGTTCGTCGGCAAGGTGCAAGATGCCGTCGAGCGGAGCACGACGAACCCTGCTTCGCAGGCGCAGCAGGACGCCGTCGAGCGCGACGCGCCCGCTACCCCCGTCCGCGTCGTTCCGGGCATCTCGTCGCTCCAGCTGGCCGCCAGCCGCGCCCGGATGCCGATGGAGGACACCGAGTTCGTCACGCTCCACAAGAGCGGCGACCTCGACTCCGACATGGACCGCCTCGCGGCCGCCGTGACCGACGACGGGCGACACCTGCTCGCGCTCCCGCGACCCTACGATCGGATGCCCGGCGATATCGCGCAGTTCCTGCTCGAGGCGGGTGCCGAGTCGGATCTCGAGGCGCTGGTGCTCGAGAAGCTGACTCACGACGACGAGGCGATCCATCGGTTTACGCTCGCGGAGTTGGCGGCCCATGCCGGCGGGAGCGGGAAAGACGATACCCCGTTCTCCGATCTGGTCGTGCTGGCGGTTCGACAGCCGGTCTAG
- the arsN2 gene encoding arsenic resistance N-acetyltransferase ArsN2 — MTDVTITVSRAETGALGRIEAILKANDLPHRDVRTKPECFFVAVSDAEFVGAGGIERYEPDGLLRSIVTKRSVRDQGYGSAIYDELETHARKNGIETLYLLTTTAAEFFRRRGYEAIDREEVPSRIRQTAEFAELCPSSATCLKKSLR; from the coding sequence ATGACCGACGTTACGATAACCGTCTCGAGGGCGGAGACGGGCGCTCTCGGCCGCATCGAAGCCATACTGAAAGCGAACGATCTCCCACATCGAGACGTGCGAACGAAGCCGGAGTGTTTCTTCGTCGCCGTCTCCGACGCGGAATTCGTCGGCGCCGGCGGAATCGAACGGTACGAGCCCGACGGACTCCTCCGGTCAATCGTTACGAAGCGATCGGTTCGTGACCAGGGCTATGGGTCCGCGATATACGACGAGCTGGAAACCCACGCCCGAAAGAACGGAATAGAGACGCTCTACCTGTTGACCACGACAGCTGCGGAGTTTTTCCGACGGCGGGGATACGAAGCGATCGACCGCGAGGAGGTGCCGTCGAGGATTCGGCAGACAGCCGAGTTCGCCGAGCTGTGTCCGTCGTCGGCGACCTGTCTGAAGAAATCGCTTCGATAG
- a CDS encoding ArsR/SmtB family transcription factor, whose product MSGQQTDETATESRSEESADCCSVGRSPAAETVAADVRTLAALGNDTRYEALRLIADADGAVCVCELEPVLGVSQGAVSQALSRLFGADLVERRKEGRWRYYTATPRAERLLRALDETRSLEEN is encoded by the coding sequence ATGAGTGGGCAACAGACGGACGAGACGGCGACCGAATCGCGAAGCGAGGAGAGCGCCGACTGCTGTTCGGTCGGCCGTTCGCCGGCAGCTGAAACGGTCGCCGCCGACGTTCGGACGCTCGCCGCGCTCGGAAACGATACCCGATACGAAGCGCTTCGGCTCATCGCAGACGCAGACGGCGCCGTCTGTGTCTGCGAGCTAGAACCGGTACTCGGGGTGAGCCAGGGAGCGGTCAGCCAGGCTCTCTCGCGGCTCTTCGGCGCCGACCTCGTCGAGCGACGAAAAGAGGGTCGATGGCGGTACTACACCGCGACGCCGCGCGCGGAACGGCTCCTCCGTGCCCTCGACGAGACGAGATCGCTCGAGGAGAACTGA